A portion of the Armatimonadota bacterium genome contains these proteins:
- a CDS encoding co-chaperone GroES translates to MKLKPLGDRVVVKPLEEEERTKGGIVLPDTAKEKPQHGEVIAVGPGEWDEDGKKRIAPDVKPGDRVLYAKYAGTEVKTDDGDLLILRASDVLAIVEKPAAKTKAKG, encoded by the coding sequence ATGAAGCTCAAGCCACTGGGCGACCGCGTGGTCGTGAAGCCCCTGGAAGAGGAGGAGCGCACAAAGGGAGGCATCGTCCTGCCGGACACCGCCAAGGAGAAGCCGCAGCACGGCGAGGTGATCGCGGTGGGGCCGGGTGAGTGGGACGAGGACGGCAAGAAGCGCATCGCTCCGGATGTGAAGCCGGGCGATCGGGTGCTGTACGCCAAGTACGCGGGTACCGAGGTCAAGACCGACGACGGCGACCTGCTGATCCTCCGCGCCAGCGACGTGCTGGCCATCGTCGAGAAGCCCGCGGCCAAGACCAAGGCCAAGGGATAA
- the tsaD gene encoding tRNA (adenosine(37)-N6)-threonylcarbamoyltransferase complex transferase subunit TsaD codes for MLVLGIETSCDETAAAVVAGGVRIQSNVVASQEDLHRRYGGVVPELASRRHLERLLPVVDLALEQAGARWSDLGGIAVTRGPGLLGALAVGVAAAKSFAYVHGLPLVGVNHLEAHLFANVLDRGPLPTPSLALIVSGAHTDLVLIEGHHRYEMLGRTRDDAAGEAFDKVARAMGLGYPGGPALDRLGRTGDASAVPLPVPFPGGGLDFSFSGVKTAALRALAAEPLPSPSFVAGLAASLQRVVAEALATKTARAAREYRPRALLLAGGVAANSVLRARLEAESGRLSIPLLVPRMELCTDNAAMVAACGASRLARGEQDSWDMGAAADLPLTG; via the coding sequence GTGCTGGTGCTGGGTATCGAGACCTCCTGCGACGAGACCGCCGCGGCTGTGGTCGCCGGCGGTGTGCGGATCCAAAGCAACGTCGTCGCATCCCAGGAGGATCTCCACCGGAGATATGGCGGGGTCGTCCCAGAGTTGGCCTCGCGCAGGCACCTCGAGCGGCTTCTCCCGGTTGTGGACCTGGCCCTGGAGCAGGCCGGAGCGCGCTGGTCTGACCTCGGCGGCATAGCCGTCACGCGCGGACCGGGCCTGCTCGGAGCGCTGGCGGTCGGCGTTGCCGCTGCCAAGTCCTTCGCCTACGTGCACGGGCTGCCGCTTGTGGGCGTCAACCATCTGGAAGCGCACCTGTTCGCCAACGTGCTGGACCGAGGTCCGCTGCCCACCCCCTCCCTGGCGCTCATCGTTTCAGGAGCCCACACGGATTTGGTGCTGATAGAGGGCCACCACCGCTATGAGATGCTGGGACGGACGCGCGACGATGCCGCCGGCGAGGCATTTGACAAGGTCGCGCGCGCCATGGGTCTGGGCTATCCCGGCGGCCCTGCACTGGACCGGCTGGGCCGCACCGGCGATGCTTCGGCCGTGCCGCTGCCCGTGCCGTTCCCCGGCGGCGGGCTTGACTTCAGCTTCAGCGGAGTGAAGACCGCGGCGCTCCGGGCGCTGGCAGCAGAGCCGTTGCCCTCTCCGTCGTTCGTCGCCGGGCTCGCGGCCTCTCTTCAACGCGTTGTCGCCGAGGCCTTGGCGACCAAGACCGCGCGCGCCGCCCGCGAGTACCGGCCGCGGGCCCTGCTGCTGGCGGGCGGCGTGGCGGCCAACTCGGTCCTGCGCGCGCGCCTGGAGGCCGAATCCGGCCGCCTCAGCATCCCCCTGCTCGTCCCGCGGATGGAACTCTGCACCGACAACGCGGCCATGGTCGCGGCCTGCGGCGCTTCCCGCCTGGCCCGAGGAGAGCAGGACTCCTGGGATATGGGCGCGGCCGCGGACCTGCCCCTCACGGGCTGA
- the rimI gene encoding ribosomal-protein-alanine N-acetyltransferase yields MARSRAPAERDGFGSEMKQITRVRVEPMVLADLPCVCAIEQEAFASPWPKDAYRSELQHNKSAFYVVARDEMGSVVGFAGMWVIFDEAHITTLAVDTHRRREGIGSRLLLALVDAALERGARWLTLEVRPSNVDALALYRKFGLREVALRRRYYSDNGEDAVVMWTGNLRDPEAQARLDALRLSLGE; encoded by the coding sequence GTGGCGCGTAGCCGGGCGCCGGCGGAGCGCGACGGATTCGGGAGCGAGATGAAGCAGATAACGCGGGTGCGCGTTGAACCCATGGTGCTGGCAGACCTGCCGTGCGTGTGCGCGATCGAGCAGGAAGCGTTCGCGTCACCGTGGCCCAAGGACGCCTATCGCTCTGAGCTGCAGCACAACAAGTCCGCCTTCTACGTGGTGGCCAGGGATGAGATGGGTTCGGTCGTTGGTTTCGCCGGCATGTGGGTGATCTTCGATGAGGCGCACATAACAACGCTGGCCGTGGATACTCACCGCCGCCGCGAGGGCATCGGCAGCCGGTTGCTGCTTGCCCTCGTTGACGCGGCCCTGGAGCGAGGGGCGCGCTGGCTGACGCTGGAGGTCAGGCCCTCCAACGTGGATGCCCTGGCGCTGTACCGCAAGTTCGGCCTCCGTGAAGTGGCCCTGAGGCGCCGGTACTACAGCGACAACGGAGAAGACGCGGTCGTGATGTGGACCGGCAACCTGAGGGATCCCGAAGCGCAGGCCCGGCTCGATGCGCTGCGGCTCAGCCTGGGGGAGTAG